In the Desulfolucanica intricata genome, one interval contains:
- a CDS encoding SHOCT domain-containing protein, producing MIETANHIPYNPQETNYTKITQEELQREVDYWRAYKILQRMLKAGLISEEEFDKIDKLNLKTFSPMYAQLMA from the coding sequence ATGATAGAGACGGCTAATCATATACCATATAACCCGCAGGAAACTAACTATACAAAGATAACACAGGAGGAACTTCAAAGAGAGGTTGATTACTGGCGGGCATACAAAATTCTGCAGAGGATGCTTAAAGCGGGACTGATTTCAGAGGAGGAATTCGACAAAATCGACAAGTTAAATCTTAAAACTTTTTCTCCAATGTACGCACAGCTTATGGCCTAA
- a CDS encoding phage holin family protein, with protein sequence MKTVWNWVQAVFTAIGGFLGWFLGGLDGFLYALIAFVAIDYVTGVMCAVVDRKLSSEVGAKGIFKKVLIFVLVGVGHIIDSQVLGNGGAIRTAVIFFYLSNEGVSILENAAHIGLPIPEKLKNALEQLHDRSNEEDEKK encoded by the coding sequence ATGAAAACAGTATGGAACTGGGTGCAGGCGGTTTTTACTGCTATTGGCGGATTTCTTGGCTGGTTTCTTGGAGGGCTGGATGGATTTTTATATGCACTCATCGCTTTTGTAGCCATTGACTATGTGACCGGAGTGATGTGTGCCGTTGTAGACAGAAAGCTTTCGAGTGAAGTCGGGGCCAAGGGCATCTTTAAGAAAGTGCTTATATTTGTGCTTGTAGGTGTAGGACACATCATCGACAGCCAGGTGCTCGGCAATGGCGGGGCAATCCGAACAGCAGTGATTTTCTTTTACCTGAGTAACGAGGGAGTTTCAATTCTTGAGAATGCAGCACATATAGGACTGCCCATTCCTGAAAAGCTGAAAAACGCATTGGAACAACTGCATGATCGCTCAAATGAGGAGGATGAAAAGAAATGA
- a CDS encoding N-acetylmuramoyl-L-alanine amidase has translation MKLFTKYMTRNDCYTAGRKITPKGIMVHSTAVPGVMAAEWFSRWNKSYKAGEINRQVCVHAFVDDKEVWQYLPWDHRGWHAGGSANNTHIGFEICEPAGFSYKSGSVMVGYDATKQEDYFRKAWQNAVELCVMLCKKYSLNENDIICHSEGYKLGIASNHADVMHWFPKHGENMDTFRKAVKKALENSTDINTDIGIGDMVEFKVSVKNYYPGSVEVPTWVKNDYYHRVTQTLYKGKPVIKGGKECVLLGKKVKKSGGQEIAGINTWVAKENLVIVNSIPDNKGNRTYTVQKGDTLWRIAEKELGRGTRYPEIKKLNGLTSDTIYPGQVLKLPE, from the coding sequence ATGAAGCTTTTTACTAAATACATGACGCGAAACGATTGCTATACAGCAGGTCGCAAAATCACGCCTAAAGGAATCATGGTACATTCGACAGCTGTGCCGGGTGTAATGGCGGCTGAGTGGTTTTCCCGTTGGAACAAATCTTACAAAGCCGGTGAAATAAACAGGCAGGTATGTGTACATGCTTTTGTAGACGATAAAGAGGTTTGGCAATACCTGCCTTGGGATCATCGCGGTTGGCATGCAGGAGGATCCGCCAACAATACCCATATTGGCTTTGAAATCTGTGAACCCGCCGGGTTTTCGTATAAATCCGGGTCGGTAATGGTGGGTTATGATGCAACAAAGCAGGAAGATTATTTCCGTAAAGCATGGCAGAACGCGGTTGAACTCTGCGTTATGCTCTGCAAGAAGTACAGCCTTAATGAAAATGACATCATCTGCCACTCTGAAGGGTATAAGCTCGGTATTGCCAGCAACCATGCTGATGTGATGCACTGGTTTCCCAAGCATGGGGAGAATATGGACACTTTCCGTAAAGCAGTAAAAAAAGCGCTGGAGAACAGTACAGATATCAATACTGATATTGGAATTGGAGATATGGTGGAGTTTAAGGTCAGTGTAAAGAATTACTACCCCGGCAGTGTGGAAGTTCCAACGTGGGTCAAAAATGACTATTACCACAGGGTCACACAAACTTTATACAAAGGCAAGCCGGTCATAAAAGGCGGCAAAGAATGTGTTTTGCTTGGCAAAAAGGTTAAGAAATCCGGCGGTCAAGAGATTGCAGGCATAAACACTTGGGTAGCAAAAGAAAACCTTGTAATTGTAAACAGCATTCCTGATAACAAGGGCAATAGAACCTATACAGTGCAAAAAGGCGACACCTTATGGAGAATAGCAGAAAAAGAACTCGGTAGAGGAACAAGATATCCGGAGATTAAGAAACTCAATGGCCTGACTTCAGATACTATTTACCCCGGACAAGTTCTGAAATTGCCGGAATAA